AGTTGAACTAGGAAATGCAAGATTTCATAGTGATTATCAGTGGAAACAGCAAAATTTGAACTATCCAACAGTGTATGTCGATTCATCTGGACATGGACATTTCTTAACTATTCAATCTGCCATTGATTCTGTGCCTCAGAATAACCAGAATTGGATTTGTATTATCATCAAAGCTGGACAGTATAGGTATCACTTTTGTTTCTTGGTTTATACATTCTTTTTCGAATTTAAGTTACATAGATTGATAGTAAATAAACAGATTACTATCGGTGTAGGCTATAGCATGTTATCATCCTATCTTTCGTATCttgatttaaaatattttttgggaTTTAAGTTATGATAGTAAATGAAATCATTACACCATTAGTGTAACTTAACTTGCTATAGTATAttatatgttatttttcatgctaCCACATATAAGGTTTGTTATGAACACTAGCCTATTGTTTTAGGATGAATTCCAATTGTATATTGCTTGACTGTCGATGTCGTATTCGTGTTGAATTCTTCAAAAATATATtacttttgaaaacataattaaattATGCATGATGATGTGAAAATATGTATACTAGTCAATTCATAGAACTTAAAAACTATTTTTATCTTATGCTATGTTATATTAATTTAATATGATATTGTGATGTTGCATGTAGAGAACAAGTGAAAATTCCTAGAGAGAAGCCATATATTTATCTCAAAGGAGAAGAAAGTGGAAAAACAAGTATAACTTGGGATGCTCATGAGTCAATTGCTACAGATGCTACTTTTACTTCTGAGGCTGACAATACAATTGTGGAAAGTATAACCATCATAGTAAGTGAAGAGTACAAGGCAAAAAACAAAAGTTAGAGGAGTTATTTACTTGacaatattattattactatttggAGACTAAAACAATTTTTTCTACCCCTGCCTTTTTATATATATTCTTAAAACTGTAATTTATGATACTTTTTATCCAGTTTCtaattatgtaaattttattttatcattAAGAAATCAATGTTTGGATCTAGACCGAAAATTAGAAGCTCCAACTATCTTACTCAGAATTCATTCGTTCCTTTTTAAACAAAGGGAATAATTTTCATATTTGGTTGCTCGGCCAAAAACCTTTATAATTTCAAGCCAATATATATTATACATTTGTTAGGCGGAagttaattttcaaaattttaaccATGGCTATTGGTTTATTAAGCCATAAGTGATATaacataattttttatttattttttaacagAAGTTTAACATTTCTTATAAATATTAACAAAAGTACCTTTGACTTTTATTAGAATTCTTACAATTATCCTCCGAAAAGCAACAATAATCCGAGGGTGGTGGCCGTGGCAGCCATGATTTCCGGTGACAAATCAGTTTTTTATAAGTGTAAATTTCTTGGATTACAAGACACATTATGGGATGTTCAAGGAAGACATTATTTCAAGCTTTGCACCATTGAAGGAGCTGTTGATTTCATCTTTGGTAATGGCC
This genomic window from Lycium barbarum isolate Lr01 unplaced genomic scaffold, ASM1917538v2 unchr_scaffold_61, whole genome shotgun sequence contains:
- the LOC132625741 gene encoding probable pectinesterase 29 — encoded protein: MVSFFCTILVFVFMGLVELGNARFHSDYQWKQQNLNYPTVYVDSSGHGHFLTIQSAIDSVPQNNQNWICIIIKAGQYREQVKIPREKPYIYLKGEESGKTSITWDAHESIATDATFTSEADNTIVESITIINSYNYPPKSNNNPRVVAVAAMISGDKSVFYKCKFLGLQDTLWDVQGRHYFKLCTIEGAVDFIFGNGQSI